The Saccharomyces paradoxus chromosome VI, complete sequence genome includes a window with the following:
- the CDC14 gene encoding phosphoprotein phosphatase CDC14 (Protein phosphatase required for mitotic exit~similar to YFR028C), whose amino-acid sequence MRRSVYLDNTIEFLRGRVYLGAYDYTPEDTDELVFFTVEDAIFYNSFHLDFGPMNIGHLYRFAVIFHEILNDPENANKAVVFYSSASTRQRANAACMLCCYMILVQAWTPHQVLQPLAQVDPPFMPFRDAGYSNADFEITIQDVVYGVWRAKEKGLIDLHSFNLESYEKYEHVEFGDFNVLTPDFIAFASPQEDHPKGHLATKSSHLNQPFRSVLNFFANNNVQLVVRLNSHLYNKKHFEDIGIQHLDLIFEDGTCPDLSIVKNFVGAAETIIKRGGKIAVHCKAGLGRTGCLIGAHLIYTYGFTANECIGFLRFIRPGMVVGPQQHWLYLHQNDFREWKYTTRISLKPSEAIGGLYPLISLEEYRLQKKKLKDDKRVTQNNIEGDLRDLTMTPPSNGRGAPSVRNSSQPSTANNGSNSFKSSAVPQTSPGQPRKGQNGSNTIEDINNNHNPTSHANRKVVIESNNSDDESMQDTNSISNHYPKALRKRNDISSASSSRMEDNETSAMSNINNAADDTILRQLLPKNRRVTSGRRTTSAAGGIRKISGSIKK is encoded by the coding sequence atgCGCAGGAGTGTGTACCTCGACAACACGATCGAGTTTCTGCGAGGCAGAGTATATCTCGGTGCGTATGATTACACGCCAGAAGATACTGATGAGCTGGTGTTCTTTACTGTGGAGGACGCGATTTTTTACAACAGTTTCCACTTGGATTTCGGTCCCATGAACATTGGACATCTATATCGTTTTGCCGTTATTTTCCACGAAATCTTGAATGACCCAGAAAACGCCAATAAAGCGGTTGTATTCTATTCATCTGCATCGACAAGACAGCGTGCTAACGCCGCATGTATGCTTTGCTGCTATATGATACTTGTCCAGGCATGGACTCCGCATCAAGTGCTTCAGCCGTTGGCTCAAGTAGATCCGCCCTTCATGCCATTTAGAGATGCCGGCTATTCTAATGCAGATTTCGAAATTACTATTCAAGACGTGGTTTACGGTGTTTGGAGGGCCAAGGAAAAAGGCCTTATTGATTTGCATTCCTTCAATTTGGAGAGTTACGAGAAATATGAACACGTCGAGTTTGGAGACTTTAATGTGCTCACGCCGGATTTTATTGCATTTGCGTCACCACAAGAGGACCACCCAAAGGGCCATCTTGCAACCAAGTCTTCACATTTGAACCAACCGTTTAGATCTgttcttaattttttcgCTAATAACAACGTTCAATTAGTGGTAAGATTGAATTCTCATTTATACAATAAAAAGCATTTTGAAGACATTGGCATTCAACATTTGGATTTGATCTTCGAAGATGGTACATGTCCAGATCTCTCCATTGTTAAAAACTTTGTTGGTGCCGCTGAAACGATAATCAAAAGGGGGGGAAAGATTGCTGTGCACTGTAAGGCTGGGTTAGGTAGAACCGGTTGTTTAATTGGTGCTCACTTAATATACACGTATGGATTTACCGCCAATGAGTGTATTGGCTTTTTAAGGTTTATAAGGCCGGGAATGGTAGTTGGTCCTCAACAGCATTGGTTATATTTACACCAGAACGATTTTAGAGAATGGAAGTACACAACcagaatttctttgaagCCTAGTGAGGCCATTGGCGGATTATATCCCTTGATCAGTCTAGAAGAATATCGcttacaaaaaaagaaacttaAAGATGACAAAAGGGTCACGCAAAATAACATCGAAGGTGACTTGAGAGATTTAACAATGACGCCGCCATCTAACGGTCGTGGAGCTCCTAGTGTTAGGAATTCCAGCCAACCTTCTACGGCAAATAATGGAAGTAATTCATTCAAAAGCTCAGCCGTTCCACAGACTTCGCCTGGTCAGCCGAGAAAGGGCCAAAATGGTTCTAATACCATAGAAGATATCAACAATAATCATAATCCAACTTCTCATGCAAACAGGAAAGTAGTAATAGAAAGCAACAACTCGGATGACGAATCCATGCAGGATACCAATAGCATAAGTAACCATTATCCCAAAGCCTTGCGCAAGAGAAATGATATTTCGTCTGCCTCATCGTCCCGAATGGAAGACAACGAAACCAGTGCAATGAGCAACATCAACAATGCCGCGGATGATACCATACTAAGACAACTATTGCCCAAGAATAGGAGAGTAACGTCAGGGAGAAGGACTACGAGCGCCGCGGGTGgtataagaaaaataagtGGCTCCATTAAGAAGtaa
- the PTR3 gene encoding Ptr3p (Component of the SPS plasma membrane amino acid sensor system~similar to YFR029W): protein MHTPRQMWGRETDIARVLDDIEHDLFLPQRLSRDGAAGVDDSHVQYGIVKDCSVLTCGCCVSESLFHELCRETPNKQTACPICQRENVQLLSAIKPLRDLARQIKFFRSITGQTESESDEIAAIVKTSPSSSSSLSLTPSRSSSIAGLVTDNKTLPDSTVKEKSSLLELFHIVASKIHNSNTEGKLDHPLTTGTSRDQEEQTTKENYSSSLLEPNYDDHTNWKILDNASNTRTVPIDNNSSLMSTDVTIPSPANYQTSSAHDLDEEKEYFFANCFPMYRKKFQFNTHPKFLGTKSKLFINQSISPDCTKFALITEHKWEIYSINPKDNSPQLISCGKSSGEYGPNFNQLTEPSSSSPSTTSQASKKKKKNWSQRFCKLSNDFLIISGSQNILNIHDIHQNGKPIYTYVSRFPIRCIDIDPRSQIIAYGITGKDRHTGAEQALVVIQQITTNKVTLEPEFPPPITITLPYRDPINTIQLSHDAKYLTCSTALESRFLIISLQKINEPRLIMKSVRSIDTSLESEGITDTKLFPGNPNLMCITSTAFNSSPLVINTKITQINGVRTVAQPSMLIRVDEIGCKIHKCEISPRNDAIAFLDRNGSVYIMCAPTMMDNNEKRRTILVETVANAYRAYESATMRFNLEGNKLYILDRKGTFFVEDFAYGLPQSREITKCKQIFHK, encoded by the coding sequence ATGCACACTCCTAGACAAATGTGGGGCCGCGAGACGGATATAGCGAGGGTACTCGACGATATAGAGCACGACTTGTTTCTACCGCAACGGCTGTCGCGCGATGGTGCTGCCGGTGTTGATGATTCACATGTCCAATACGGTATAGTCAAAGACTGCTCTGTGCTCACGTGCGGCTGCTGCGTATCTGAATCGCTTTTCCATGAATTATGTAGAGAAACTCCTAACAAGCAAACTGCTTGTCCCATTTGTCAGCGAGAGAATGTCCAACTGCTTTCAGCTATCAAGCCACTGCGTGATCTGGCTCGTCAAATTAAGTTCTTCAGAAGTATTACTGGACAGACCGAAAGCGAGAGCGATGAGATCGCCGCTATAGTAAAGACTTCaccatcgtcatcatcatcgctATCGCTGACGCCATCCCGCTCTTCCTCCATTGCGGGGCTAGTAACTGATAACAAGACACTACCTGACTCTACAGTTAAGGAGAAATCATCGTTGCTCGAACTCTTCCATATTGTGGCTTCGAAAATACATAATTCGAATACAGAGGGAAAGCTAGATCACCCACTCACCACTGGTACGTCCCGAGACCAGGAAGAGCAAACCACTAAAGAGAACTACTCAAGCAGTTTACTCGAGCCTAATTATGACGATCACACGAACTGGAAAATACTGGACAATGCCTCCAACACAAGAACAGTGCCGATAGATAACAACTCCTCTTTGATGTCTACGGACGTTACGATACCTTCCCCAGCAAACTACCAAACAAGTAGCGCGCATGACctggatgaagaaaaggaataCTTCTTTGCCAACTGTTTCCCCATgtacagaaaaaaattccagtTCAATACGCACCCCAAATTCCTAGGGACAAAATCCAAATTATTCATCAACCAAAGCATTTCTCCCGATTGCACAAAATTCGCTTTAATCACTGAGCACAAGTGGGAAATTTATTCGATTAATCCGAAGGATAACTCTCCTCAACTAATATCATGTGGCAAGTCCAGTGGAGAATACGGACCCAACTTCAACCAACTAACAGaaccatcatcatcttcaccCTCCACTACTTCCCAAGCatcgaaaaagaaaaagaaaaactggaGCCAACGTTTTTGCAAACTTTCCAATGATTTCCTAATAATATCGGGCTCCCAAAACATCCTTAATATCCACGACATACACCAAAACGGCAAACCAATCTATACCTACGTGTCGAGGTTCCCCATCCGATGCATAGACATAGACCCCAGGTCACAGATAATAGCCTACGGCATCACTGGAAAGGATAGACATACGGGCGCGGAACAAGCATTGGTCGTGATCCAACAAATTACCACGAATAAAGTTACTTTAGAGCCCGAATTCCCCCCACCAATCACCATAACGCTTCCCTATAGAGATCCCATCAATACCATACAACTTTCGCACGACGCCAAGTATCTAACATGTTCCACCGCGCTGGAGTCGCGATTCTTGATCATCTCCTTGCAGAAAATCAACGAACCGAGACTGATAATGAAAAGCGTCCGGTCCATCGACACTTCTTTGGAGTCCGAAGGTATCACCGACACGAAACTTTTCCCAGGAAATCCAAATCTGATGTGTATCACATCCACAGCATTCAATTCATCCCCCTTAGTCATAAACACCAAAATCACTCAAATAAACGGTGTGCGCACAGTGGCACAGCCATCCATGCTTATAAGAGTAGATGAGATTGGATGCAAGATTCACAAGTGCGAAATATCGCCAAGAAACGACGCAATTGCCTTCCTCGACCGAAACGGATCAGTTTACATCATGTGTGCCCCCACCATGATGGACAACaacgaaaaaagaagaacaatcCTCGTTGAAACCGTGGCAAATGCCTACAGAGCTTATGAATCAGCTACTATGCGGTTTAACCTGGAAGGCAACAAGCTTTACATCCTCGACAGAAAGGGGACCTTCTTTGTGGAAGACTTTGCATATGGCTTGCCCCAATCTCGCGAGATCACCAAATGTAAGCAAATATTCCACAAGTAA
- the MET10 gene encoding sulfite reductase subunit alpha (Subunit alpha of assimilatory sulfite reductase~similar to YFR030W): protein MSVEFATNPFGEAKIATSLPKYGTPVTAISSVLFNNVDSIFAYKSFSQPDLLHQDLKKWSEKSGNESCGKTYFQELDIRSGAGLAPLGFSHGLKNTTAIVAPGFSLPYFINSLKTVPHNSKFLLNVGALNYDNATGSVTNDYVTALDAASKLKYGVVTPISTNEVQSVALLALAIATFSNSSGAINLFDGLNYSKTVIPLVESVPEASILAKLSKVIAPDAAFDDVLDKFNELTGLRLHNFQYFGAQDAETVFITYGSLESELFNSIISGNNSKIGLINVRVPLPFNVAKFVTHVPSTTKQIVVIGQTLDGSSPSFLRSQVSAALFYHGRTSINVSEYIYQPDFIWSPNAVKSIVLSFIPGFTYDTDSSFGEGFIYWASDKSINIDVASKLVKALSLEDGKYVSLRTKFDNLANAGTFQAQFVTSKKQIPMSNIDSTKLSIVENASLLKHLDVAATVVEQGSIALVSQKAVKDLDLDSVESYIKNLGIPESFLISIAKKNIKLFIIDAETINDESKLSLFTQAVFWKLVFNLDVAECTNRIWKSIDSDANISAASISEFLTAAFKNSIREVPSAVYTKFSEITIEKKDDEKEPAALPIFVNETSFVPNQSTVEEIPLPETSEISDIAKKLSFKEAYEVENELRPDLPVKNFVVKVKENRRVTPADYDRYIFHIEFDISGTGMTYDIGEALGIHARNNETLVKEFLQFYGLNEFDIVLVPNKDNHHLLETRTVLQAFVENLDIFGKPPKRFYESLIPYATNEDEKKKLEDLVTPAGAVDLKRFQDVEYYTYADIFELFPSVRPALEELVTIIEPLKRREYSIASSQKVHPNEVHLLIVVVDWVDNKGRKRYGQASKYISDLAVGSELVVSVKPSVMKLPPSPKQPVIMSGLGTGLAPFKAIVEEKLWQKQQGYEIGEVFLYLGSRHKREEYLYGELWEAYKDAGIITHIGAAFSRDQPQKIYIQDRIKENLDELKTAMIDNKGSFYLCGPTWPVPDITQALQEILAKDAKERGVKVDLDAAIEELKETSRYILEVY, encoded by the coding sequence ATGTCGGTTGAGTTTGCTACCAATCCTTTTGGCGAAGCCAAAATTGCAACTTCACTGCCAAAGTATGGTACACCCGTAACTGCCATTTCATCTGTGCTGTTCAATAACGTGGACTCCATTTTTGCTTACAAGTCCTTTTCTCAACCTGATTTGCTACATCAAGatctaaaaaaatggtCTGAAAAGAGTGGTAACGAATCATGTGGTAAGACCTATTTCCAAGAGCTAGATATCAGATCTGGTGCTGGTTTGGCTCCTTTAGGATTTTCCCACggattgaaaaatactACTGCGATTGTTGCCCCAGGGTTTTCGCTACCATACTTCATCAACTCTTTGAAAACCGTCCCACATAATAGTaagtttcttttgaatgttGGTGCTTTAAACTACGACAATGCTACCGGCTCTGTCACCAACGACTACGTGACCGCATTAGATGCTGCTTCCAAGCTGAAGTATGGTGTCGTAACTCCGATTTCCACTAATGAGGTGCAAAGTGTGGCTTTACTAGCATTGGCGATTGCCACTTTCAGTAATAGTTCTGGAGCTATCAACTTATTTGATGGATTAAACTACTCAAAAACCGTCATACCGTTGGTCGAATCTGTTCCTGAAGCCTCTATCTTGGCAAAACTATCCAAAGTCATCGCACCAGATGCTGCCTTTGATGATGTTTTGGACAAGTTTAATGAATTGACCGGATTGAGACTACATAATTTCCAATATTTTGGTGCTCAGGATGCTGAAACTGTGTTTATCACTTACGGGTCTCTGGAATCCGAGTTATTCAACTCAATAATTAGTGGTAATAATTCCAAAATCGGGTTAATCAACGTCAGAGTACCATTACCTTTCAACGTGGCTAAGTTTGTCACACATGTTCCATCCACTACCAAACAAATTGTTGTTATAGGTCAAACTTTGGACGGTTCTTCGCCTTCTTTCTTGAGATCTCAAGTTTCAGCTGCCTTATTTTACCACGGTCGCACGTCAATTAATGTCTCCGAGTACATTTACCAGCCAGACTTCATTTGGTCTCCAAATGCTGTTAAATCTATTGTCTTGTCATTTATACCTGGATTCACCTACGATACCGACTCATCTTTCGGTGAAGGATTCATTTATTGGGCGTCTGATAAAAGTATTAATATTGATGTTGCCTCCAAACTTGTGAAGGCTTTGTCTTTGGAAGATGGGAAGTACGTGTCTTTAAGAACAAAGTTTGATAACTTGGCTAATGCTGGCACCTTCCAGGCTCAATTTGTTACCtcaaagaaacaaataCCCATGTCAAACATCGATTCTACAAAATTATCAATTGTAGAAAATGCTAGTTTATTGAAGCATTTAGACGTAGCTGCTACCGTCGTGGAACAAGGCTCTATTGCGTTAGTTTCCCAAAAGGCGGTTAAAGATTTGGATTTGGATTCTGTAGAAAGTTATATCAAGAATTTGGGCATTCCTGAATCATTTCTAATTTCTATTGCtaagaaaaacatcaaaTTGTTTATCATCGATGCCGAGACCATTAATGACGAGTCGAAATTGTCATTATTTACTCAAGCTGTTTTCTGGAAATTGGTGTTTAATCTAGATGTCGCAGAATGTACCAACCGTATCTGGAAAAGCATTGATTCAGATGCCAACATTTCAGCAGCTTCAATTTCTGAATTTCTCACTGCtgcattcaaaaattccatCAGAGAGGTTCCATCAGCAGTGTACACCAAATTTTCCGAAATcaccattgaaaagaaggatgaTGAGAAAGAGCCCGCAGCTTTACCAATTTTCGTTAATGAGACATCTTTTGTCCCAAATCAAAGTactgttgaagaaataccATTACCTGAGACGTCTGAGATCTCTGACATTGCCAAAAAGTTGTCCTTTAAGGAAGCATatgaagttgaaaatgaacTAAGACCTGATTTGCCTGTCAAGAACTTCGTCGTGaaagttaaagaaaatagacGTGTTACACCCGCTGATTATGATAGATATATTTTCCACATTGAATTTGATATTTCTGGTACTGGAATGACTTATGACATTGGTGAAGCCCTCGGTATTCATGCCAGAAACAATGAAACTTTAGTCAAAGAATTCCTACAATTTTATGGTCTAAATGAATTCGATATTGTCTTAGTCCCAAACAAGGACAACCATCATTTATTGGAAACAAGGACCGTTCTACAGGCGTTTGTGGAGAatttggatatttttggGAAACCACCAAAGAGATTTTACGAGTCGTTGATTCCATATGCCACTAACGAagatgagaagaaaaagttggaGGATCTGGTTACTCCTGCTGGTGCAGtagatttgaaaagatttcAAGATGTGGAGTATTATACGTATGCCGATATCTTTGAATTATTTCCATCCGTTCGTCCAGCTCTTGAGGAACTCGTTACTATAATCGAGCCGTTGAAGAGAAGAGAATACTCTATCGCCTCCTCTCAGAAAGTTCATCCAAATGAAGTTCATTTGTTGATCGTCGTTGTCGATTGGGTGGATAATAAGGGCAGAAAAAGGTACGGCCAAGCTTCTAAGTATATTTCAGACCTGGCTGTCGGTTCAGAATTGGTCGTCAGCGTTAAACCATCTGTTATGAAATTACCCCCATCTCCAAAGCAACCTGTTATCATGAGTGGTTTGGGTACTGGTTTGGCTCCATTCAAGGCCATTGttgaagagaaattatGGCAAAAGCAGCAAGGTTATGAAATTGGTGAAGTTTTCCTATACCTAGGTTCAAGACACAAAAGAGAGGAATATCTATACGGTGAATTATGGGAGGCTTACAAAGATGCAGGTATTATTACGCACATCGGTGCTGCTTTCTCAAGAGACCAACCACAAAAGATTTATATCCAAGATCGTATTAAAGAGAATTTGGATGAATTAAAGACTGCAATGATTGATAATAAAGGTTCCTTTTACTTGTGTGGTCCTACCTGGCCTGTTCCAGATATTACTCAAGCTTTGCAAGAAATCCTGGCTAAAGACGCTAAAGAGAGAGGCGTTAAAGTCGACTTGGATGCCGCGattgaagaattaaagGAGACATCAAGATACATCTTAGAAGTCTActag
- the SMC2 gene encoding condensin subunit SMC2 (Subunit of the condensin complex~similar to YFR031C) → MKVEELIIDGFKSYATRTVITDWDPQFNAITGLNGSGKSNILDAICFVLGIASMSTVRASSLQDLIYKRGQAGVTKASVTIVFDNTDKSNSPIGFTNSPQISVTRQVVLGGTSKYLINGHRAPQQSVLQLFQSVQLNINNPNFLIMQGKITKVLNMKPSEILSLIEEAAGTKMFEDRREKAERTMSKKETKLQENRTLLTEEIEPKLEKLRNEKRMFLEFQSTQTDLEKTERIVVSHDYYNIKHKHTSIRETLENGETRMKMLNEFIEKTTQEIDSLNEDVEEIKLQKEKELDKEGTISKLENKENDLLNEISRLKTSLSIKVENLNDTSEKLKVLESEIASSSTKLTEKKSAYANTEKDYKMVQEQLSRQRDLYKRKEELVSTLTTGISSTGAADGGYNAQLAKAKTELNDISLAIKKSNMKMELLKKELLTIEPKLKEATNDNKLNMKHVKECQGICDKLQAQLVEYGFDPSRIKDLKQRENKLKSQYYQICKDSEYLKRRVTNLEFNYTKPYPDFKASFVHGVVGQLFQLDDDNIRYSTALQTCAGGRLFNVVVQDSQTATQLLERGRLRKRVTIIPLDKIYTRPISSQVLELAKTIAPGKVELAINLIRFDKSVTKAMEFIFGNSLICEDPETAKKITFHPKIRARSITLQGDVYDPEGTLSGGSRNTSESLLVDIQKYNQIQKQIETIQADLNHVTEELQTQYATSQKTKTIQSDLNLSLHKLDLAKRSLEVNPSSQIMARNEEILRDIGECENEIKIKQMSLQRCQEEVWTIEKDMKEYDSDKGSKLDELKKELKLLAKELEEQESESERKYDLFQNFELETEQLSSELDSNKALLQNYVKSIESLKLENSELEDKIRGIEDDLVTIQTELNEEKKRLMDIDDELNELETLIKKKQEGKKSSELELQKLVYDLNKYKSNTNNMEKRIEELRQEHDFLEDFDLVTNIVKQNEGIDLATYRERSKQLNEKFQELRKKVNPNIMNMIENVEKKEAALKTMIKTIEKDKMKIQETISKLNEYKRETLVKTWEKVTLDFGNIFADLLPNSFAKLVPCKDKDVTQGLEVKVKLGNIWKESLIELSGGQRSLIALSLIMALLQFRPAPMYILDEVDAALDLSHTQNIGHLIKTRFRGSQFIVVSLKEGMFTNANRVFRTRFQDGTSVVSIM, encoded by the coding sequence ATGAAGGTGGAGGAGTTGATTATTGATGGTTTCAAATCGTACGCTACAAGAACGGTCATTACTGACTGGGATCCTCAATTCAATGCCATTACGGGTTTAAATGGGTCTGGTAAGTCGAACATCTTGGATGCCATTTGCTTCGTGCTGGGTATAGCATCAATGAGCACTGTTCGAGCATCGAGTTTGCAAGACCTGATCTATAAGCGTGGCCAAGCTGGTGTTACAAAGGCAAGCGTAACCATCGTTTTTGATAATACCGATAAATCAAATTCTCCCATTGGGTTTACTAACTCCCCCCAAATTTCTGTTACAAGGCAAGTTGTGCTTGGTGGAACTTCCAAGTATCTGATAAATGGGCACAGGGCACCCCAACAATCCGTTTTGCAATTATTTCAATCCGTGCAGTTAAATATCAATAATCctaattttttaatcatGCAAGGTAAAATTACAAAGGTTTTGAATATGAAACCCTCAGAGATTTTATCATTGATCGAAGAGGCAGCTGGGACAAAGATGTTCGAAGATCGTAGGGAAAAGGCAGAAAGAACAATGTCTAAGAAGGAAACTAAATTGCAAGAGAACAGGACTCTTTTAACCGAAGAGATTGAACCTAAACTGGAAAAACTTCGAAACGAAAAGAGAATGTTCCTAGAATTCCAATCTACTCAAACTGATTTGGAGAAAACCGAAAGAATTGTGGTATCTCATGATTACTATAACATTAAACATAAGCATACATCGATAAGAGAAACCTTAGAGAATGGTGAGACCCGTATGAAAATGTTGAATGAATTTATTGAGAAAACCACCCAAGAAATTGACAGTCTGAACGAAGATGTTGAGGAAATCAAGCTTcagaaggaaaaggaactAGACAAGGAGGGTACAATTTCCAAGTTGGAAAATAAGGAGAACGACCttttaaatgaaatttcTCGTTTGAAAACTTCACTTTCGATAAAAGTGGAAAATTTAAATGACActagtgaaaaattaaaagttCTAGAATCAGAAATTGCAAGCTCCTCTACAAAACtaactgaaaagaaatcgGCATACGCCAACACCGAAAAGGATTATAAAATGGTACAGGAGCAGCTCAGTAGACAAAGGGATCTTTATAAAcggaaagaagaattagtGTCCACTTTAACCACGGGTATTTCATCGACTGGTGCCGCAGACGGCGGTTATAATGCACAGTTGGCCAAAGCAAAGACTGAGTTGAACGACATTTCCCTGGcgataaagaaatcaaaCATGAAAATGGAGCTGTTGAAGAAGGAGCTGTTGACTATTGAACCTAAATTAAAGGAAGCCACAAATGATaacaaattgaatatgAAGCATGTTAAAGAATGTCAAGGAATTTGTGATAAACTGCAAGCCCAACTAGTCGAATATGGATTTGATCCATCGCGAATTAAAGATTTAAAGCAAAGGGAGAATAAATTGAAGAGTCAATATTACCAAATATGTAAGGATTCTGAATATTTAAAAAGGCGCGTGACAAACCTGGAATTTAACTATACGAAACCTTATCCTGATTTTAAAGCCAGCTTTGTCCATGGCGTGGTGGGTCAACTTTTCCAAttagatgatgataatattCGTTATTCTACTGCTTTGCAAACGTGTGCTGGAGGCAGGCTTTTCAATGTCGTTGTACAGGACTCCCAGACGGCCACTCAGCTGTTGGAAAGAGGAAGGTTACGCAAGCGTGTTACCATCATACCTCTTGACAAAATATACACAAGACCAATAAGCTCCCAAGTACTTGAGCTAGCCAAGACGATTGCTCCAGGCAAGGTTGAGTTGGCAATAAATTTAATAAGGTTTGATAAATCTGTCACCAAAGCTATGgaatttatttttggaaatagtTTGATCTGTGAAGACCCGGAAACcgcaaagaaaattaccTTCCATCCAAAGATCCGTGCTAGAAGTATCACGCTTCAAGGTGATGTGTATGATCCAGAAGGTACATTGTCTGGTGGTAGTAGGAATACCTCTGAATCGTTATTAGTtgatattcaaaaatacaatcaaattcaaaaacaaattgAGACCATTCAGGCTGATCTTAATCATGTCACAGAGGAGCTACAGACGCAATATGCTACATCGCAAAAAACAAAGACCATTCAAAGTGATTTGAATCTTTCGTTGCATAAATTGGATTTGGCTAAGCGTAGTCTCGAAGTGAATCCGTCTTCCCAAATAATGGCTAGGAACGAAGAAATTTTAAGAGATATTGGAGAGTGCGAgaatgaaatcaaaatcaaGCAAATGAGCTTACAAAGATGTCAAGAAGAAGTTTGGACTATTGAAAAGGACATGAAGGAATATGATAGCGATAAAGGATCCAAGTTGgatgaattgaagaaggaatTAAAACTATTGGCtaaagaattggaagagCAGGAATCAGAGTCAGAACGTAAATATGActtgtttcaaaattttgaattagAAACAGAGCAGTTGAGCTCCGAATTAGATTCTAATAAGGCGTTGTTGCAGAACTATGTGAAATCTATTGAAAGTttaaaattggaaaattctGAATTGGAAGACAAAATACGAGGCATTGAAGATGATCTTGTAACAATCCAAACAGAACTGaacgaagaaaagaaaaggttgATGGacattgatgatgaattaaATGAGTTGGAAAcattgataaagaaaaaacaggaagggaaaaaaagcagTGAATTAGAACTACAAAAACTGGTCTATGACTTAAATAAATACAAGTCTAATACGAATAATATGGAAAAGAGAATTGAAGAGCTGCGACAGGAACACGATTTTCTGGAGGATTTTGATCTAGTGACAAATATCGTCAAGCAAAATGAAGGTATCGACTTAGCTACTTATAGAGAGAGGAGTAAACAATTGAACGAGAAGTTTCAAGAGCTTAGGAAAAAGGTTAATCCAAATATTATGAATATGATAGAAAATGTtgagaaaaaggaagcaGCATTAAAAACAATGATTAAAACgattgaaaaagataaaatgaaaattcaAGAGACTATATCGAAGTTGAACgaatataaaagagaaacttTAGTCAAAACATGGGAAAAGGTGACACTTGATTTTGGTAATATTTTTGCAGATCTTTTACCAAACTCATTCGCCAAGTTGGTTCCATGCAAAGATAAGGACGTAACGCAGGGTTTAGAGGTTAAAGTGAAGCTTGGTAATATATGGAAGGAAAGCTTAATTGAATTGTCCGGTGGGCAAAGATCCTTGATTGCTTTGTCGTTGATTATGGCATTGTTACAATTTCGACCAGCGCCCATGTATATCTTAGATGAAGTTGATGCTGCTCTTGATTTAAGTCATACACAAAACATAGGTCATTTGATCAAGACAAGGTTTAGAGGATCTCAGTTTATTGTAGTCTCGCTTAAGGAAGGTATGTTTACCAATGCTAATAGGGTCTTCAGGACGAGATTTCAAGATGGTACTTCCGTAGTTAGTATAATGTGA